In a genomic window of Diabrotica undecimpunctata isolate CICGRU chromosome 2, icDiaUnde3, whole genome shotgun sequence:
- the LOC140434409 gene encoding uncharacterized protein isoform X1, with the protein MEVKQEISDEMCKVEVEYNDLDTSLLDGFKCEIKEESNRQSTDDTNDYLDFKEHPINTKIHHGNKFNPFEENQKTEKDYLQENKMEIMEAVTELLSHEENYMNKNSEEKTLNKNRKVVTEKKPYKCEICLKQFTSTSYVNQHLRLHTGEKPHKCEICFKQFSQASDLKIHLRVHTGEKPYNCEICLKKFSSASDLKKHLRVHTGEKPYKCEICFKQFSRASHLKIHLRVHTGEKPYKCEVCLKQCTSTSHVKQHLRLHAGEKPHKCEICFKQFSQAYDLKIHLRVHTGEKPYKCEICFKQFSRASHLKIHLRVHTGEKPYKCEICFKQFNQASALKIHLRVHARENPYKCEICLKQFTSTSHVKQHLRVHTGEKPYKCEICFKQFSHASAIKRHLRVHTGEKPYKCEICFNQFSQKSSLEYHNMIVHTKKKPYKCEICLKQFISTSHVKQHLRLHTREKPYKCEICFKQFSKAGDLKIHLRVHTGEKPYKCEICFKQFSQVSNLKIHLRVHTEEKPYKCEICFKQFSQASPLKRHLRVHTRENPY; encoded by the exons atggaagtaaaacaagaaattaGCGATGAAATGTGTAAAGTAGAAGTAGAGTATAATGACCTGGATACTTCTCTTTTGGATGGTTTTAAATGTGAAATTAAGGAGGAATCCAATAGGCAAAGTACAGATGACACAAATGATTAtttagacttcaaggaacatcctataaatactaaaatacatCATGGGAATAAATTTAAcccatttgaagaaaaccaaaaaactgaaaaag ATTATCTCCAAGAGAACAAAATGGAAATTATGGAGGCAGTAACTGAACTTTTATCTCACGAagaaaattatatgaataaaaattctgaagaaaaaacattaaataagaaTAGGAAAGTGGTTACTGAaaaaaagccttacaagtgtgaaatttgtcttaagcagtTTACTTCAACTAGTTATGTAAATCAACATTTGAGACttcacactggggaaaaacctcataagtgtgaaatttgttttaagcaatttagtcaagcaagtgatttaaaaatacatttgagagtgcacactggggaaaaaccttacaactGTGAAATTTGTCTTAAGAAATTTAGCAGTGCAAgtgatttgaaaaaacatttgagagtgcacactggagaaaaaccttacaagtgtgaaatttgttttaagcagttttctcgagCGAgtcatttgaaaatacatttgagagtgcacactggggaaaagccttacaagtgtgaagttTGTCTTAAGCAGTGTACTTCAACTAGTCATGTAAAACAACATTTGAGACTGCACGCTGGGGAAAAACctcataagtgtgaaatttgttttaagcaatttagtcaagcatatgatttaaaaatacatttgagagtgcacactggagaaaaaccttacaagtgtgaaatttgttttaagcagttttctcgagCGAgtcatttaaaaatacatttgagagtgcacactggagaaaaaccttacaagtgtgaaatttgttttaagcaatttaatcaGGCAAGTGctttaaaaatacatttgagagttcACGCTAGAGAAAatccttacaagtgtgaaatttgtcttaagcaATTTACTTCAACTAGTCATGTAAAacaacatttgagagtgcacactggagaaaaaccttacaagtgtgaaatttgttttaagcaatttagtcatgCAAGCGCTataaaaagacatttgagagtgcacactggagaaaaaccttacaagtgtgaaatttgttttaatcaGTTTTCTCAGAAAAGTAGTTTGGAATATCATAATATGATAGTGCACACTAAgaaaaagccttacaagtgtgaaatttgtcttaagcagtTTATTTCAACTAGTCATGTAAAACAACATTTAAGACTGCACACGAGGGAAAAAccatataagtgtgaaatttgttttaagcaatttagtaaaGCAGGtgatttaaaaatacatttgagagtgcacactggagaaaaaccttacaagtgtgaaatttgttttaagcagttttctcaagttagtaatttgaaaatacatttgagagtgcacactgaggaaaaaccttacaagtgtgaaatttgttttaagcaatttagtcaagcaagtcctttaaaaagacatttgagagtTCACACTAGAGAAAATCCTTActag
- the LOC140434409 gene encoding uncharacterized protein isoform X3: MGINLTHLKKTKKLKKMSGNGMKYAPYSTKEKVLLIQLVTENGVVENKRTDGASTMEKKMAWELITRNYNCQPEVNNIRTSDQLRKLCNNLKQRKRKETTALRHSMLATGGGPPIKPECDAVLELVEEAGPNIDVSIDCSFDSTAVFEKGQKQFNQLGSSIAGPSVASDPPHFFPTTEFKEMDLLFSGNTCSVTPAVHTEEDDDDVLQSANTPTSSRALGAIPQILSENKQRSKKMRDTIRQQDEIHRMKIKILEEDMLRAKALREAAEKERQRATDEAELASLKLIDYKKGR, translated from the exons ATGGGAATAAATTTAAcccatttgaagaaaaccaaaaaactgaaaaag ATGAGTGGAAATGGCATGAAATATGCACCTTACTCAACAAAGGAAAAAGTTCTCCTAATCCAGCTGGTAACTGAAAACGGTGTGGTAGAGAATAAAAGGACAGACGGTGCTTCGACAATGGAGAAAAAGATGGCTTGGGAGTTAATAACAAGAAATTATAACTGCCAGCCTGAGGTCAACAACATCAGGACCAGCGACCAGCTTCGAAAATTGTGTAACAACCTAAAACAAAG GAAACGCAAAGAAACAACAGCACTGCGTCACAGCATGTTAGCTACAGGTGGTGGTCCCCCGATAAAGCCAGAGTGTGATGCAGTGCTGGAGTTAGTTGAAGAGGCTGGTCCCAATATAGATGTCAGCATCGACTGTTCTTTTGATAGCACAGCAGTCTTTGAAAAAG GCCAAAAACAGTTCAACCAGCTGGGAAGCTCAATAGCAGGACCATCAGTAGCCTCTGACCCCCCTCACTTCTTTCCCACTACAGAGTTCAAAGAAATGGACTTGTTAT TTTCAGGTAATACTTGTAGTGTGACACCTGCTGTTCATACAGAagaggatgatgatgatgtgcTTCAAAGTG CAAACACTCCTACTTCTAGTAGGGCACTGGGTGCTATACCACAAATATTGTCTGAAAATAAACAACGGTCCAAGAAAATGAGGGATACCATCAGACAGCAAGACGAGATTCACAGGATGAAAATTAAGATTTTGGAAGAAGATATGCTGAGGGCAAAAGCCTTAAGAGAAGCAgctgagaaggagaggcagagaGCTACTGATGAAGCTGAATTAGCTTCATTGAAGTTAATAGACTATAAAAAAGG GCGCTAG
- the LOC140434409 gene encoding uncharacterized protein isoform X2, translating to MGINLTHLKKTKKLKKMSGNGMKYAPYSTKEKVLLIQLVTENGVVENKRTDGASTMEKKMAWELITRNYNCQPEVNNIRTSDQLRKLCNNLKQRKRKETTALRHSMLATGGGPPIKPECDAVLELVEEAGPNIDVSIDCSFDSTAVFEKGQKQFNQLGSSIAGPSVASDPPHFFPTTEFKEMDLLCKYDVIILSSLPVHLIIVSGNTCSVTPAVHTEEDDDDVLQSANTPTSSRALGAIPQILSENKQRSKKMRDTIRQQDEIHRMKIKILEEDMLRAKALREAAEKERQRATDEAELASLKLIDYKKGR from the exons ATGGGAATAAATTTAAcccatttgaagaaaaccaaaaaactgaaaaag ATGAGTGGAAATGGCATGAAATATGCACCTTACTCAACAAAGGAAAAAGTTCTCCTAATCCAGCTGGTAACTGAAAACGGTGTGGTAGAGAATAAAAGGACAGACGGTGCTTCGACAATGGAGAAAAAGATGGCTTGGGAGTTAATAACAAGAAATTATAACTGCCAGCCTGAGGTCAACAACATCAGGACCAGCGACCAGCTTCGAAAATTGTGTAACAACCTAAAACAAAG GAAACGCAAAGAAACAACAGCACTGCGTCACAGCATGTTAGCTACAGGTGGTGGTCCCCCGATAAAGCCAGAGTGTGATGCAGTGCTGGAGTTAGTTGAAGAGGCTGGTCCCAATATAGATGTCAGCATCGACTGTTCTTTTGATAGCACAGCAGTCTTTGAAAAAG GCCAAAAACAGTTCAACCAGCTGGGAAGCTCAATAGCAGGACCATCAGTAGCCTCTGACCCCCCTCACTTCTTTCCCACTACAGAGTTCAAAGAAATGGACTTGTTATGTAAGTATGATGTAATAATTTTGAGCAGTCTTCCTGTACACTTAATAATAGTTTCAGGTAATACTTGTAGTGTGACACCTGCTGTTCATACAGAagaggatgatgatgatgtgcTTCAAAGTG CAAACACTCCTACTTCTAGTAGGGCACTGGGTGCTATACCACAAATATTGTCTGAAAATAAACAACGGTCCAAGAAAATGAGGGATACCATCAGACAGCAAGACGAGATTCACAGGATGAAAATTAAGATTTTGGAAGAAGATATGCTGAGGGCAAAAGCCTTAAGAGAAGCAgctgagaaggagaggcagagaGCTACTGATGAAGCTGAATTAGCTTCATTGAAGTTAATAGACTATAAAAAAGG GCGCTAG